The Cellulomonas sp. P24 genome contains a region encoding:
- a CDS encoding DUF4395 domain-containing protein: protein MPDQTTPDQTVPDHALPDHVLPDHSRTTPHPPTGIDPRGPRVGAAITALLLATTLLLGTGTAALVLLAVIAALFLVGTVRGAQGSVQGRLFRAFVQPRLAPPTELEDPRPPRFAQGVGLVITGLGVLLGAVGVGAAIPTAAAFALVAAFLNSVFGLCLGCELYLLGLRLRSREA from the coding sequence ATGCCTGACCAGACCACGCCTGACCAGACCGTGCCCGACCACGCATTGCCCGACCACGTACTGCCCGACCACTCCCGCACGACCCCGCACCCTCCCACCGGGATCGACCCGCGCGGGCCGCGCGTCGGTGCCGCGATCACCGCGTTGCTCCTCGCGACCACCCTGCTCCTCGGCACCGGCACCGCCGCGCTCGTCCTGCTCGCCGTGATCGCCGCGCTGTTCCTCGTCGGAACGGTGCGCGGCGCCCAGGGCTCCGTCCAGGGACGCCTGTTCCGCGCGTTCGTGCAGCCGCGTCTCGCGCCGCCCACCGAGCTCGAGGACCCGCGTCCGCCGCGCTTCGCTCAAGGGGTCGGCCTCGTGATCACCGGCCTCGGCGTGCTGCTCGGCGCGGTGGGGGTCGGTGCCGCGATCCCGACGGCGGCGGCGTTCGCCCTCGTCGCGGCGTTCCTGAACTCCGTGTTCGGGTTGTGCCTCGGGTGCGAGCTGTACCTGCTCGGCCTGCGCCTGCGCTCTCGCGAGGCCTGA
- a CDS encoding alpha/beta fold hydrolase codes for MSVDSTAVLIEGPWRHQFVPANGARFHVAAAGPDDREAPLVVLLHGFPEFWWAWRHQIPALADAGYRVVAMDLRGTGASDKPPIGYDVPTLCRDVAGLVRSLGVDRAVVVGHGVGGSVAWAMTALEPSVTAAVGSFGMPHPVHARALGRAALTPTALRHLLYFQLPTLPERSMTRGDLVTRLLREWGADGWITDDDAETYRVAAQVPFAAHSAMERLRWLVRSTPRTDGRRYLARLRAPVTVPVLQVHGSGDRCRPAATASTPVSLSGSRYRFELVAGAGHFVPEEAPDVVGALLLDWLADVAPLAG; via the coding sequence GTGAGCGTCGACTCGACCGCCGTCCTGATCGAGGGCCCATGGCGGCACCAGTTCGTCCCGGCCAACGGGGCGCGCTTCCACGTCGCCGCCGCCGGACCGGACGACCGTGAGGCCCCGCTCGTCGTCCTCCTGCACGGGTTCCCCGAGTTCTGGTGGGCGTGGCGGCACCAGATCCCGGCGTTGGCCGACGCCGGTTACCGGGTCGTGGCGATGGACCTTCGCGGGACGGGCGCCTCGGACAAGCCCCCGATCGGGTACGACGTCCCGACGCTCTGCCGGGACGTCGCCGGGCTCGTGCGCTCGCTGGGCGTCGACCGCGCCGTCGTCGTCGGCCACGGCGTCGGTGGCTCCGTGGCCTGGGCGATGACGGCGCTCGAGCCGTCCGTCACAGCGGCCGTCGGGTCGTTCGGCATGCCGCACCCGGTGCATGCGCGCGCCCTCGGCCGAGCGGCCCTGACGCCGACCGCGCTGCGTCACCTGCTCTACTTCCAGCTGCCGACGCTCCCGGAGCGGTCGATGACACGAGGCGACCTCGTCACCCGCCTGCTGCGCGAGTGGGGTGCCGACGGGTGGATCACCGACGACGACGCCGAGACGTACCGGGTCGCCGCCCAGGTGCCGTTCGCCGCGCACAGCGCGATGGAACGCCTCCGCTGGCTGGTCCGCTCGACACCACGTACCGACGGCCGGCGCTACCTGGCACGCTTGCGCGCCCCCGTCACGGTGCCGGTGCTCCAGGTCCACGGCTCCGGCGACCGCTGCCGGCCCGCCGCCACCGCGTCGACCCCGGTCTCGCTCAGCGGGTCCCGCTACCGGTTCGAGCTCGTGGCGGGCGCCGGGCACTTCGTCCCCGAGGAGGCGCCGGACGTCGTCGGCGCCCTCCTGCTGGACTGGCTCGCCGACGTGGCACCGCTCGCCGGCTGA
- a CDS encoding type II toxin-antitoxin system VapC family toxin produces MALVYVDASAVLKLCVHEPGSPLASRLWDGADAVVTSRLCDAEVRATLAAAQRAGLLEPEDHGAAVRIWDRLAPSVYLVEVTAEIMATAARLIARHPVRGADAVHLASALAVASPDLVVAVWDEHLAAAARAEGLTVVPTA; encoded by the coding sequence ATGGCGCTCGTCTACGTCGACGCGAGCGCGGTGCTCAAGCTCTGCGTGCACGAGCCGGGATCTCCCCTCGCGTCGCGGCTGTGGGACGGTGCCGACGCGGTGGTGACGTCGCGGCTGTGCGATGCCGAGGTCCGGGCGACCCTCGCGGCTGCGCAACGGGCCGGGCTGCTGGAGCCCGAGGACCATGGCGCGGCGGTGCGGATCTGGGACCGGCTCGCGCCGAGCGTCTACCTGGTCGAGGTCACCGCGGAGATCATGGCGACCGCCGCGCGGTTGATCGCACGGCACCCCGTCCGCGGAGCCGACGCGGTGCACCTCGCGAGCGCGCTCGCCGTCGCCTCGCCGGACCTCGTGGTCGCGGTCTGGGACGAGCACCTTGCCGCCGCGGCGCGCGCCGAGGGGCTGACCGTGGTCCCGACCGCCTGA
- a CDS encoding asparaginase yields the protein MGIDVGTRAVPLARVVRGDLVESVHTGHLVVLGTHGTDGTVEHAFGDPDVTILARSSLKPLQAIAMLRHGLALDGPELAIACSSHNAEPAHLERVRTVLAGAGLTEDALRNTPDLPLDPAAALAWQSSGHVACALTQNCSGKHAAMLATCVVNGWDLASYLDPGHPLQVAIRRTLEDLTGVPVQHATVDGCGAPLFSTTLTGLARAFGAIAAAPRDAPGTPQARVAAAMTANPWLVAGTGRDATQVMRAVPGLVAKDGADGVYAAGLPDGRAIAFKITDGGARPRPAVLVAALLLAGLDPAVDLDALRAVGHTPVLGHGEPVGEVVATLGTPAGA from the coding sequence ATGGGGATCGACGTCGGGACCCGCGCGGTCCCGCTCGCACGCGTGGTCCGTGGTGACCTCGTCGAGTCGGTGCACACCGGCCACCTCGTCGTCCTCGGCACCCACGGCACTGACGGCACGGTCGAGCACGCCTTCGGCGACCCGGACGTCACCATCCTGGCGAGGTCCTCGCTCAAGCCGCTCCAGGCGATCGCGATGCTGCGGCACGGTCTGGCGCTCGACGGCCCGGAGCTGGCGATCGCGTGCTCGAGCCACAACGCCGAGCCGGCCCACCTCGAACGTGTGCGGACGGTGCTCGCGGGCGCCGGCCTCACGGAGGACGCGCTGCGGAACACGCCGGACCTGCCGCTCGACCCGGCTGCGGCCCTCGCATGGCAGTCCTCGGGGCACGTCGCGTGCGCCCTGACGCAGAACTGCTCCGGCAAGCATGCGGCGATGCTCGCGACGTGCGTCGTGAACGGCTGGGACCTCGCGTCGTACCTCGACCCCGGGCACCCGCTGCAGGTCGCGATCCGTCGCACGCTCGAGGACCTCACCGGCGTCCCGGTGCAGCACGCGACCGTCGACGGCTGCGGCGCCCCGCTGTTCTCGACGACCCTCACCGGTCTCGCGCGTGCGTTCGGCGCGATCGCCGCCGCACCGCGCGACGCCCCCGGCACCCCGCAGGCACGTGTCGCGGCGGCGATGACCGCGAACCCCTGGCTCGTCGCCGGGACGGGTCGCGACGCGACCCAGGTCATGCGCGCGGTGCCTGGCCTCGTCGCGAAGGACGGGGCCGATGGCGTGTACGCCGCGGGGCTCCCCGACGGCCGGGCGATCGCGTTCAAGATCACCGACGGCGGCGCGCGGCCACGGCCGGCGGTGCTCGTCGCCGCGCTCCTGCTCGCCGGCCTGGACCCCGCGGTCGACCTCGATGCGCTGCGGGCCGTCGGCCACACCCCGGTCCTCGGCCACGGCGAGCCGGTGGGCGAGGTCGTGGCGACGCTCGGCACCCCGGCTGGCGCATGA
- a CDS encoding response regulator transcription factor, producing MADLLLLTPSSGGPAQVLPALGLLTHRIRVLPVEPSALLEAPEADVVLMDARRDLATARTTCRMLRATGLTVPVILILTEGGLTVLTAEWGVDDLVLANAGPAEVETRIRLVIERFATPAVDSAPEEISAGELTIDASGYSARLRGRHLDLTYKEFELLKYLVQHPGRVFTRAQLLQEVWGYDYYGGTRTVDVHVRRLRAKLGPEHEQLIGTVRNVGYRFDMPKDRRSSLDSGRGTDADAPDDAEPGPATTTTPSRSGDTGTPRETVAR from the coding sequence GTGGCAGACCTGCTGCTGCTCACTCCCTCGTCCGGTGGCCCGGCCCAGGTGCTCCCCGCTCTCGGTCTGCTGACCCACCGGATCCGGGTGCTGCCCGTCGAGCCCTCGGCCCTGCTGGAGGCCCCGGAGGCCGATGTCGTCCTGATGGACGCACGGCGTGACCTCGCCACCGCACGGACCACCTGCCGCATGCTCCGCGCGACCGGGCTCACGGTCCCGGTCATCCTGATCCTCACCGAGGGCGGCCTGACGGTGCTCACCGCCGAGTGGGGGGTCGACGACCTCGTCCTCGCGAACGCCGGCCCCGCCGAGGTCGAGACCCGGATCCGCCTCGTCATCGAGCGCTTCGCGACCCCCGCGGTCGACTCGGCGCCCGAGGAGATCTCCGCCGGCGAGCTCACGATCGACGCGAGCGGCTACTCGGCGCGGCTGCGTGGGCGCCACCTCGACCTCACCTACAAGGAGTTCGAGCTGCTGAAGTACCTGGTGCAGCACCCCGGCCGGGTGTTCACCCGGGCGCAGCTCCTCCAGGAGGTCTGGGGCTACGACTACTACGGAGGCACCCGGACCGTCGACGTCCACGTCCGGCGTCTGCGCGCCAAGCTCGGTCCGGAGCACGAACAGCTGATCGGCACGGTCCGCAACGTCGGCTACCGGTTCGACATGCCGAAGGACCGACGCTCGTCGCTCGACAGCGGGCGCGGGACGGATGCGGACGCACCCGACGACGCGGAGCCCGGCCCCGCGACCACGACGACACCCTCGAGGTCCGGGGATACCGGCACACCTCGTGAGACCGTCGCCCGCTGA
- the nth gene encoding endonuclease III, translated as MTSTTAPSSAGESHLALVRRARRINRALAERHPEAACELDFGSPLELLVATVLSAQCTDKRVNMVTPELFDRYPDAQAYAGADRAELQDLIRSTGFFRAKAESLMGIGRELVERFDGRVPSRLDDLVTLPGVGRKTANVVLGNAFATPGITVDTHVGRLARRLGWTTSEDPVRVEQDIADLIEKREWTLLSHRLIFHGRRVCFARRPACGACPIASDCPSFGIGEIDPARAADLVKD; from the coding sequence GTGACCTCGACCACAGCGCCGTCCTCAGCCGGAGAGTCCCACCTCGCGCTCGTCCGGCGGGCCCGGCGCATCAACCGGGCCCTCGCGGAGCGGCACCCCGAGGCCGCGTGCGAGCTCGACTTCGGCTCGCCGCTCGAGCTCCTCGTCGCGACGGTGCTCTCGGCCCAGTGCACCGACAAGCGGGTGAACATGGTCACCCCCGAGCTGTTCGACCGGTACCCGGACGCGCAGGCCTACGCCGGTGCGGACCGCGCGGAGCTGCAGGACCTGATCCGGTCCACGGGCTTCTTCCGGGCGAAGGCCGAGTCGCTCATGGGCATCGGGCGGGAGCTCGTCGAACGGTTCGACGGGCGCGTCCCGTCTCGGCTGGACGACCTGGTGACCCTCCCTGGGGTCGGACGCAAGACGGCCAACGTCGTGCTGGGCAACGCGTTCGCGACACCGGGGATCACGGTCGACACGCACGTCGGGCGCCTGGCTCGGCGCCTGGGGTGGACGACGAGCGAGGACCCGGTCCGGGTCGAGCAGGACATCGCGGACCTGATCGAGAAGCGCGAGTGGACCCTGCTGTCGCATCGGCTGATCTTCCACGGGCGACGCGTGTGCTTCGCCCGTCGCCCCGCGTGCGGTGCGTGCCCGATCGCCTCCGACTGCCCGTCGTTCGGGATCGGGGAGATCGACCCCGCGCGGGCCGCCGACCTGGTCAAGGACTGA
- a CDS encoding folate-binding protein YgfZ, which produces MTTDPGATPITTSEAGARVWPEARFRSPLLARRGAVAAAGADDGVAWHYGDPTAEQRALAQGGAVVDLSHHGVVRVTGPDRLSWLNSITSQDLTELAPRTSTETLVLSPQGHVEHAAGVVDDGDATWLLTDGSDAPALAAWLDRMRFMLRVEVADVSDEWATLGEPLDSEGGDGEPVTWRDPWPRVAPGGTRYGRPEEEHPGGDRPWRHVLVPRATLVDEVAAREASGWRIAGTWASEALRIEAWRPRLALDVDHRTIPHELDWLRTAVHLHKGCYRGQETVARVHNLGRPPRRLVMLLLDGSGHLLPAHGAAIRVQGGGDRVVGEVGSVARHHELGPVALALVKRSLPEDAVLVVDCDGGAVSAAQEVVIAADGVSVDRPPQRGPVARGLGHPPRL; this is translated from the coding sequence ATGACGACGGACCCCGGCGCGACACCGATCACGACCTCGGAGGCAGGGGCGCGCGTCTGGCCCGAAGCGAGGTTCCGGAGCCCGCTGCTCGCACGGCGGGGCGCGGTGGCGGCCGCCGGTGCGGACGACGGCGTCGCGTGGCACTACGGGGACCCGACGGCCGAGCAGCGCGCCCTGGCGCAAGGTGGCGCGGTCGTGGACCTGTCCCACCACGGCGTCGTCCGGGTGACCGGGCCGGACCGGCTCTCGTGGCTGAACTCGATCACGTCGCAGGACCTCACCGAGCTCGCGCCGCGCACCTCGACCGAGACGTTGGTGCTCAGCCCGCAGGGGCACGTCGAGCACGCCGCCGGTGTCGTGGACGACGGCGACGCGACCTGGCTCCTGACCGACGGCTCCGACGCCCCCGCGCTCGCGGCGTGGCTCGACCGGATGAGGTTCATGCTCCGGGTGGAGGTCGCGGACGTCAGCGACGAGTGGGCGACGCTCGGCGAGCCGCTCGACTCCGAGGGGGGCGACGGGGAACCGGTCACGTGGCGCGACCCGTGGCCGAGGGTCGCACCCGGTGGCACGCGGTACGGGCGCCCGGAGGAGGAGCACCCCGGTGGGGACCGGCCGTGGCGTCACGTCCTCGTCCCGCGGGCCACCCTGGTGGACGAGGTCGCGGCACGCGAGGCGAGCGGGTGGCGGATCGCAGGGACCTGGGCGAGCGAGGCGCTGCGGATCGAGGCCTGGCGTCCGCGCCTGGCCCTGGACGTCGACCACCGGACGATCCCGCACGAGCTCGACTGGCTGCGGACCGCGGTCCACCTGCACAAGGGCTGCTACCGGGGGCAGGAGACCGTGGCACGGGTGCACAACCTCGGTCGCCCGCCGCGCCGGCTCGTGATGCTGCTGCTCGACGGCTCCGGCCACCTGCTCCCCGCCCACGGCGCGGCGATCCGGGTGCAGGGCGGCGGTGACCGGGTGGTCGGCGAGGTCGGTTCGGTGGCCCGGCACCACGAGCTCGGACCGGTGGCCCTCGCGCTGGTCAAGCGGAGTCTGCCCGAGGACGCGGTGCTGGTCGTCGACTGCGACGGCGGCGCGGTGTCCGCGGCCCAGGAGGTCGTGATCGCCGCGGACGGCGTCTCCGTCGACCGGCCACCGCAGCGCGGCCCTGTCGCGCGCGGGCTCGGTCACCCACCGCGCCTGTGA
- a CDS encoding DUF2516 family protein: MIFASLQNLVYLILFVAIFGLSVWGLVDALIRTPQAFVSAGKRTKNFWVIVLAASTAVAFVALPPPLGNGYLGFIALIAAVAAIVYLVDVRPAVQGPSGRGGRRGPTSRGGW, translated from the coding sequence GTGATCTTCGCCTCGCTGCAGAACCTCGTGTACCTCATCCTGTTCGTCGCGATCTTCGGGTTGAGCGTGTGGGGGCTCGTCGACGCCCTCATCCGCACGCCGCAGGCGTTCGTGTCGGCCGGCAAGCGCACCAAGAACTTCTGGGTCATCGTGCTCGCGGCCTCCACGGCGGTGGCCTTCGTCGCCCTGCCGCCGCCGCTCGGGAACGGCTATCTCGGGTTCATCGCGCTCATCGCGGCCGTGGCGGCGATCGTGTACCTCGTCGACGTCCGCCCTGCCGTCCAGGGGCCGTCGGGTCGCGGTGGACGTCGTGGCCCGACCTCGCGCGGCGGCTGGTGA
- a CDS encoding thioredoxin family protein: MQTRIELLLAVLVLAGALGWWWSWRNGRFTAVSERVAAVAHESDDVPSAASPQVTPAELGVAPGARATFVQLSSEVCAPCRRTAVVLSSVAADHPGVVHVELDVEEHLELVRRFHVLRTPTVLVLGPDGTVCGRMSGAVSHHHAIASLESLGQCPDGARAH, encoded by the coding sequence ATGCAGACGAGGATCGAGCTGCTGCTCGCGGTACTGGTGCTGGCCGGCGCGCTCGGCTGGTGGTGGTCGTGGCGCAACGGCCGCTTCACGGCAGTGTCCGAGCGGGTCGCGGCGGTCGCCCACGAGAGCGACGACGTGCCCTCCGCCGCCTCTCCCCAGGTGACACCGGCGGAGCTGGGCGTCGCCCCAGGCGCGCGGGCGACGTTCGTGCAGCTGTCCTCGGAGGTGTGCGCACCCTGCCGGCGGACCGCCGTCGTGCTGTCCTCCGTCGCGGCGGACCACCCCGGAGTCGTGCACGTCGAGCTCGACGTCGAGGAGCACCTCGAGCTCGTGCGGCGCTTCCACGTGCTGCGCACCCCGACCGTCCTCGTGCTCGGTCCGGACGGGACCGTCTGCGGCCGCATGAGCGGTGCGGTCAGCCACCACCACGCCATCGCCTCGCTCGAGTCGCTCGGGCAGTGTCCTGACGGTGCCCGCGCGCACTGA
- a CDS encoding FABP family protein yields MAFVIPDDLAPEAYPLAWLLGRWHGEGVVAYPGIEETVVTQDVVFDHDGGPYLRYESTLRLVVAPDDGSALVPGPDGEVQAVDGPAPGPVWSTETGYWRVSPEREPSLPADRHPLEVLLTDPAGHLSLYVGSTGNGRVDLVSDLIARTSSAAEITAATRMYGYVQGELMWAWDLAAFGQGLQSYVSARLSRVDVDDDGQDA; encoded by the coding sequence ATGGCGTTCGTGATCCCGGACGACCTCGCCCCCGAGGCGTACCCGCTCGCCTGGTTGCTGGGCCGCTGGCACGGCGAGGGCGTCGTCGCGTACCCGGGGATCGAGGAGACCGTGGTCACCCAGGACGTCGTCTTCGACCACGACGGGGGTCCGTACCTGCGGTACGAGTCGACGCTCCGGCTGGTCGTCGCACCGGACGACGGCTCGGCGCTCGTGCCGGGGCCCGACGGTGAGGTCCAGGCGGTCGACGGCCCCGCACCGGGACCCGTGTGGTCCACCGAGACGGGGTACTGGCGCGTCTCGCCGGAACGGGAACCCTCGCTGCCCGCCGACCGGCACCCGCTCGAGGTGCTGCTCACCGACCCGGCGGGCCACCTGTCGCTGTACGTCGGCTCCACCGGCAACGGCCGCGTCGACCTCGTGAGCGACCTGATCGCGCGCACGTCGAGCGCGGCGGAGATCACGGCGGCCACCCGGATGTACGGCTACGTCCAGGGCGAGCTGATGTGGGCGTGGGACCTGGCGGCCTTCGGGCAGGGTCTGCAGTCCTACGTGTCCGCACGGCTGAGCAGGGTCGACGTGGACGACGACGGACAGGACGCGTGA
- a CDS encoding DsrE family protein, translating into MSRPERPLVVKTTAGADRLEACNQAFTVAATAVAAGADVSLWLTGEASWLALPGRAEQLALEHAAPLGDLLAAVLAGGRVTVCTQCAARREIGPDDVLPGIRIAGAAVFVEEVLSPTAQALVY; encoded by the coding sequence GTGAGCCGACCCGAACGCCCCCTCGTCGTCAAGACCACCGCCGGCGCCGACCGCCTCGAGGCCTGCAACCAGGCGTTCACCGTCGCCGCGACCGCCGTCGCCGCGGGGGCCGACGTGAGCCTGTGGCTCACCGGCGAGGCGAGCTGGCTCGCGCTGCCCGGACGGGCCGAGCAGCTCGCGCTCGAGCACGCCGCTCCCCTCGGCGACCTCCTGGCCGCGGTGCTGGCCGGCGGTCGCGTGACGGTCTGCACCCAGTGCGCCGCCCGGCGGGAGATCGGCCCCGACGACGTCCTCCCCGGCATCCGCATCGCGGGGGCCGCGGTGTTCGTCGAAGAGGTGCTGTCCCCGACCGCGCAGGCGCTCGTCTACTGA
- a CDS encoding Crp/Fnr family transcriptional regulator, producing the protein MDDAVVLSAPLFSHMEPEASRALLSSMTPLEFARGAAIFHEGDPGDRLYVIASGKIKLGRRSNDGRENLLAVIGPGEMFGELSLFDPGPRTASATVVADAVVLELDHAELNTWLADHPKVAIHLLQALGHRLRRTNETLADLVFSDVPGRVAKALLDLSTRFGEPVDDGLRVAHDLTQEELAQLVGASRETVNKALADFAARGWVRRDGRAVVLLDLPRLERRAR; encoded by the coding sequence GTGGACGACGCCGTCGTGCTCTCTGCTCCCTTGTTCTCCCACATGGAGCCCGAGGCGTCGCGAGCCCTCCTGTCGTCCATGACACCCTTGGAGTTCGCTCGCGGCGCGGCCATCTTCCACGAGGGCGACCCGGGCGACCGGCTCTACGTGATCGCCAGCGGGAAGATCAAGCTCGGGCGCCGCTCGAACGATGGCCGCGAGAACCTTCTCGCGGTGATCGGCCCGGGCGAGATGTTCGGCGAGCTCTCGCTGTTCGACCCGGGTCCGCGGACCGCGTCCGCGACGGTCGTCGCCGACGCTGTGGTGCTCGAGCTCGACCACGCCGAGCTGAACACCTGGCTCGCCGACCACCCGAAGGTCGCGATCCACCTGCTCCAGGCCCTCGGCCACCGGCTTCGCCGCACCAACGAGACGCTCGCCGACCTGGTCTTCTCCGACGTCCCCGGTCGGGTCGCCAAGGCCCTGCTCGACCTCTCGACGCGGTTCGGCGAGCCGGTCGACGACGGTCTGCGCGTCGCGCACGACCTCACCCAGGAGGAGCTCGCCCAGCTCGTCGGTGCCTCGCGGGAGACGGTCAACAAGGCCCTCGCAGACTTCGCCGCCCGCGGCTGGGTCCGCCGCGACGGCCGAGCCGTCGTCCTCCTCGACCTCCCCCGCCTCGAACGCCGAGCCCGCTAA
- a CDS encoding FUSC family protein, whose protein sequence is MAGAGGPAGDSAGGAETGAGETGGTGGAVGSEGRSGRDVGRTAVDLRGRRSARVLGEARVRQGWGRVRASFFPVLQASVAAGASYAIGRHVLGHEFPFFAPVSAWVALGFSMDRQVRRVAELAIGVAVGVGLGDLVVHVIGSGWWQVALVLAVSALLARFIDRGVVLATQAGVQALVIVGLPALGANGGPLGRWTDALVGGAVALAVAALTPSDPRRRPRMQAKNAVGELAGMLHLLARGLRNGSAHDVEDALIRGRASQPALDDWREGARNARDLARVSPAGRRHRDELTALGNSAVRVDRAMRNARVLVRRALATIEDGHVHDRADVATVVDGFAVACDDLGIALATGREPVRAREELLVLAGRLDPFVLAPDDWHVQSLVLLCRSLVVDLLEATGEDPGAARDALPEL, encoded by the coding sequence GTGGCAGGTGCGGGCGGCCCCGCGGGTGACTCTGCGGGTGGCGCCGAGACCGGCGCCGGGGAGACGGGCGGCACCGGCGGAGCGGTCGGCTCCGAGGGTCGCAGCGGTCGGGACGTCGGGCGCACGGCCGTCGACCTGCGGGGGCGTCGGTCCGCACGGGTCCTCGGCGAGGCGCGCGTGCGGCAGGGCTGGGGCCGGGTCCGTGCGTCGTTCTTCCCGGTGCTGCAGGCGTCGGTCGCCGCCGGGGCGTCGTACGCCATCGGGCGGCACGTCCTCGGGCACGAGTTCCCGTTCTTCGCGCCGGTGTCCGCCTGGGTCGCGCTCGGGTTCTCGATGGACCGGCAGGTCCGACGGGTCGCGGAGCTCGCGATCGGTGTCGCGGTCGGCGTCGGTCTGGGTGACCTCGTGGTGCACGTGATCGGCAGCGGGTGGTGGCAGGTCGCGCTCGTCCTGGCGGTCTCGGCGCTGCTGGCGCGGTTCATCGACCGTGGCGTCGTGCTCGCGACCCAGGCCGGGGTGCAGGCGCTGGTGATCGTGGGCCTGCCGGCGCTCGGGGCGAACGGCGGCCCGCTCGGCCGGTGGACCGATGCGCTCGTCGGCGGCGCGGTGGCGCTCGCAGTCGCCGCGCTGACCCCGAGCGACCCGCGGCGCCGGCCGCGGATGCAGGCGAAGAACGCCGTCGGCGAGCTCGCCGGGATGCTGCACCTGCTCGCCCGGGGCCTCCGGAACGGGTCGGCGCACGACGTCGAGGACGCGCTGATCCGGGGACGGGCCTCGCAGCCGGCTCTCGACGACTGGCGGGAGGGTGCACGCAACGCCCGTGACCTCGCCCGGGTGTCGCCGGCGGGGCGCCGCCACCGCGACGAGCTGACCGCCCTCGGGAACTCGGCGGTGCGGGTGGACCGGGCGATGCGCAACGCCCGGGTGCTGGTCAGGCGCGCGCTCGCGACGATCGAGGACGGTCACGTCCACGACCGTGCCGACGTGGCGACGGTCGTCGACGGGTTCGCGGTCGCGTGCGACGACCTGGGGATCGCGCTCGCGACAGGCCGTGAACCGGTCCGTGCGCGCGAGGAGCTCCTGGTGCTCGCGGGCCGGCTGGACCCGTTCGTGCTCGCTCCCGACGACTGGCACGTGCAGAGCCTCGTGCTGCTGTGCCGCTCGCTCGTGGTCGACCTCCTCGAGGCGACCGGCGAGGACCCCGGCGCGGCGCGGGACGCCCTGCCGGAGCTCTGA
- a CDS encoding type II toxin-antitoxin system prevent-host-death family antitoxin, which yields MDVPVSTLRAELKQWIEAARGGEDVVITERGVPVARLTGVASADLLTQLLHDGLLTAPDAPRPVVEGDERPGARSATGVTGLVRRLRR from the coding sequence ATGGACGTTCCGGTCAGCACGTTGCGCGCCGAGCTCAAGCAGTGGATCGAGGCCGCGCGAGGCGGTGAGGACGTCGTCATCACCGAGCGGGGCGTGCCGGTCGCCCGTCTCACCGGGGTCGCGTCGGCCGACCTCCTCACGCAGCTCCTGCACGACGGCCTGCTCACCGCACCCGATGCGCCGCGGCCGGTGGTCGAGGGCGACGAGCGGCCCGGTGCGCGCAGCGCGACGGGTGTGACCGGCCTCGTGCGTCGGCTCCGGCGCTGA